The Arenibacter algicola region TGGTCCCAAAGACAAAAGGCATTTGCCATATTTTCATGCTCGATTTTTCTTCGCCGTATATGGCGGGCATGGCAATATCCTTAATAGCCGCCTTTTCAAAGTACAGTTGCGACAAAAGGGAGGTTTCAAAATAATAGCGGTTGGCCAGATTATTAAAATTCAACTTTTTAACAACATCGGCTTTAAGGGCCAAAAATCCATTGGTGGGATCAAAATTGTGCCAATAACCTGTAGCCGCTTTTATAAGGAATGATAAGCCTAGATTGCCAATTCTGCGTATAAGGGGCATGGCTCTTAAAGCCTTTAGGTCCCTAAATCTGTTGCCTTTCGCAACATCGCACTTGTTTGCAATTAGTGGATCCAGTAAGTCGGGAAGGTAAGTAAGATCCATCTGGTCATCGGCATCTACCTTGATTATTATTTCTGCCCCAATTCCAATTGCTTCTTCAAATCCTCTTTTGGTGGCGCCACCTACCCCTAAATTTATTGTATTTTCTAAAAAGTAAACCGCTGCTTTGGAAGGTGCTAGTTTTTCAATATCCGCTTTTGGGAGGGGAGTGGGACTTTGGTCGTCCACAATAATAACACTATGAATATAATCCGGTAATTTGGAAACGACGAGCAATATTTCATTGGAGGCATTGTAAAATGGGATTACAACAG contains the following coding sequences:
- a CDS encoding glycosyltransferase family 2 protein, giving the protein METQKYSAIKIAVVIPFYNASNEILLVVSKLPDYIHSVIIVDDQSPTPLPKADIEKLAPSKAAVYFLENTINLGVGGATKRGFEEAIGIGAEIIIKVDADDQMDLTYLPDLLDPLIANKCDVAKGNRFRDLKALRAMPLIRRIGNLGLSFLIKAATGYWHNFDPTNGFLALKADVVKKLNFNNLANRYYFETSLLSQLYFEKAAIKDIAMPAIYGEEKSSMKIWQMPFVFGTRLTNTFIKRIVKEYFLYDFNIGSVYLLFGFPLFMFGIIFGIIEWIYYASINTFAPTGTIMIVTLSIILGFQLILQAIQYDIINAPKAQ